Proteins from a single region of Geothrix sp. PMB-07:
- a CDS encoding cache domain-containing protein has translation MRMNICSPFLLPVICLSLAAQEVTPAEVETLVKEAIAFAKTNGKEAAIREVTHVGGRFHRYGGELYVFIYDMDGKVVAHGQGASKVGVNQIKAKDPDGVEFVRERVQLAKTKGKGWHDYKYLNPKTNQKEPKTSYIEVWDNLIFGAGIYKK, from the coding sequence ATGCGAATGAATATCTGCAGCCCATTCCTCCTTCCAGTTATTTGCCTTTCCCTGGCAGCCCAGGAGGTCACTCCCGCTGAAGTCGAAACCCTGGTGAAAGAAGCCATCGCCTTTGCCAAGACCAACGGCAAGGAAGCGGCCATCAGAGAAGTCACCCACGTCGGCGGGCGCTTCCATCGATACGGCGGAGAGCTCTATGTCTTCATCTACGACATGGATGGAAAGGTCGTCGCCCACGGCCAGGGGGCCAGCAAGGTCGGTGTGAACCAGATCAAGGCGAAGGACCCGGATGGCGTGGAATTCGTCCGGGAACGGGTGCAGTTGGCCAAGACCAAGGGCAAGGGCTGGCACGACTACAAGTACCTGAACCCCAAGACCAACCAGAAGGAGCCCAAGACCAGCTACATCGAAGTCTGGGACAACCTGATTTTCGGCGCAGGGATCTATAAGAAGTGA
- the moaC gene encoding cyclic pyranopterin monophosphate synthase MoaC, with translation MAGLTHLDPEGRPQMVDVSAKAITRRLAVAAGYLELDEPAAKALTQGGGPKGDPWSVARIGAVGGVKRTSDLIPLAHPLAIEAVDVSHHWDPLTRRAWLKVQVSCEGRTGIEMEALAGVTVGLLVLYDMLKAVSHGMVLGPARLLRKEGGRRGTLAMPWADCPWEP, from the coding sequence ATGGCTGGCCTGACCCATCTCGATCCCGAAGGCCGTCCCCAGATGGTGGATGTCTCTGCCAAGGCCATCACCCGCCGGTTGGCCGTCGCAGCCGGGTACCTGGAACTGGATGAACCCGCCGCCAAGGCTCTGACCCAGGGCGGGGGCCCCAAGGGCGATCCCTGGTCCGTGGCCCGCATCGGGGCCGTGGGGGGCGTGAAGCGGACCTCCGACCTGATTCCCCTGGCCCATCCCCTGGCCATCGAAGCCGTGGATGTCAGCCACCACTGGGACCCCCTCACCCGCCGCGCCTGGCTGAAGGTCCAGGTGAGCTGCGAGGGCCGGACCGGCATTGAGATGGAGGCCCTGGCCGGGGTCACCGTGGGCCTTCTGGTGCTCTACGACATGCTGAAGGCCGTGAGCCACGGCATGGTCTTGGGCCCCGCCAGGCTCTTGCGGAAAGAGGGGGGCCGCCGGGGCACCCTCGCCATGCCCTGGGCTGACTGCCCGTGGGAGCCCTGA
- the acs gene encoding acetate--CoA ligase, translating to MSDDLFPVKPQIRERAHIKTMEEYQRLYRLSLDNPEWFWGEQAKALTWFHPWQSVFDADYKEVDFAWYSGGRVNACFNCVDRHLPTLGDKTALIWAQDEPGQYTHITYRDLKHNVARVANVLLHHGVKKGDRVCLYLTMIPELVYTMLACARIGAVHSVVFGGFSAEALRDRIVDARCKVVVTANEGLRGGKRVPLKRTVDRAIEGMSLVETVLVARRTDGDVPMQPGRDLWLDEETTKQRSTCTNEWMGAEDPLFILYTSGSTGKPKGLLHTTGGYLTYAAFTHKMVFDYHPDDIYFCAADIGWVTGHSYIVYGPLANGATSVIFESTPLYPDAGRYWQIIDDLGVTIFYTAPTALRALAQAGDEWIHKYSRKSLRVLGTVGEPINPEVWRWYHDVVGGGRCTVVDTWWQTETGGILITPLPGVTPTKPGSATLPFFGVKPVIVDAATGVPLEGNGVEGALCLGAPWPGQARTVHGDHKRFKETYFTQYPGYYFTGDGARRDEDGYYWITGRIDDVINVSGHRLGTAEVESALVAHEAVAEAAVVGYPHAIKGQGIYCYVLLNSGYAENGNQQLIGALKEQVRQVIGAFAAPDVIHIASGLPKTRSGKIMRRILRKIASAEYDGMGDISTLAEPEVVARLIEEHQKAQN from the coding sequence ATGTCCGACGACCTCTTCCCAGTCAAGCCGCAGATCCGGGAGCGGGCTCACATCAAGACCATGGAGGAGTACCAGCGGCTCTACCGGCTGTCCCTGGATAATCCGGAGTGGTTCTGGGGCGAACAGGCCAAGGCGCTGACCTGGTTCCACCCCTGGCAATCGGTCTTCGATGCGGACTACAAGGAGGTGGACTTCGCCTGGTATTCGGGTGGTCGCGTCAACGCCTGTTTCAATTGCGTGGACCGTCACCTGCCAACGCTGGGGGACAAGACCGCGCTCATCTGGGCCCAGGATGAGCCGGGGCAGTACACCCACATCACTTACCGCGATCTCAAGCACAACGTGGCCCGGGTGGCCAACGTGCTGCTGCACCACGGCGTGAAGAAGGGTGATCGCGTCTGCCTCTACCTGACCATGATCCCCGAGTTGGTCTACACCATGCTGGCCTGTGCGCGCATCGGCGCCGTGCATTCCGTGGTGTTCGGCGGATTTTCCGCGGAGGCTCTCCGCGACCGCATCGTCGATGCGCGCTGCAAGGTGGTGGTGACGGCCAACGAAGGCCTCCGCGGCGGGAAGCGTGTGCCGCTGAAACGCACGGTGGACCGCGCCATCGAGGGCATGTCCCTGGTGGAAACGGTGCTGGTGGCCCGCCGCACCGATGGCGACGTGCCCATGCAGCCGGGCCGAGACCTGTGGCTCGACGAGGAAACCACCAAGCAGCGTTCCACCTGCACCAACGAATGGATGGGGGCGGAAGATCCCCTTTTCATCCTCTACACCTCCGGCAGCACCGGGAAGCCCAAGGGGCTGCTTCACACCACGGGCGGCTACCTCACCTACGCCGCCTTCACGCACAAGATGGTCTTCGACTATCACCCGGATGACATCTATTTCTGCGCCGCCGACATCGGGTGGGTGACGGGCCACAGCTACATCGTGTACGGGCCGCTGGCCAACGGCGCCACCTCGGTGATCTTCGAGTCCACGCCGCTCTATCCCGATGCGGGCCGCTACTGGCAGATCATCGACGATCTGGGCGTGACCATCTTCTACACCGCGCCCACCGCCCTGCGTGCCCTGGCCCAGGCTGGGGATGAGTGGATCCACAAGTACAGCCGCAAGTCGCTGCGCGTACTGGGCACCGTGGGCGAACCCATCAATCCCGAGGTGTGGCGCTGGTATCACGACGTGGTGGGAGGCGGCCGTTGCACGGTGGTGGACACCTGGTGGCAGACGGAGACCGGCGGCATCCTCATCACGCCGCTGCCCGGTGTGACGCCCACCAAACCGGGATCGGCCACCCTGCCCTTCTTCGGCGTGAAGCCGGTGATCGTGGATGCCGCCACCGGCGTGCCCCTCGAGGGCAATGGGGTGGAAGGCGCCCTCTGTCTGGGAGCGCCTTGGCCAGGCCAGGCCCGCACGGTCCACGGCGACCACAAGCGGTTCAAGGAGACCTACTTCACCCAGTATCCGGGCTACTACTTCACGGGTGATGGTGCCCGCCGTGACGAGGATGGCTACTACTGGATCACGGGCCGCATCGATGATGTCATCAACGTGTCCGGCCACCGTCTGGGCACGGCGGAAGTGGAAAGCGCGCTCGTGGCCCATGAAGCTGTGGCCGAAGCGGCGGTGGTGGGATACCCGCACGCCATCAAGGGCCAGGGCATCTACTGCTATGTGCTGCTCAACAGCGGCTACGCCGAGAACGGCAACCAGCAGCTCATCGGCGCCCTCAAGGAGCAGGTGCGCCAGGTCATCGGCGCCTTTGCGGCACCGGATGTCATCCACATTGCCTCTGGTCTTCCCAAGACCCGAAGCGGCAAGATCATGCGCCGCATCCTGCGAAAGATCGCTTCGGCTGAGTACGACGGCATGGGCGACATCTCCACGTTGGCCGAGCCGGAAGTGGTGGCGCGTCTCATCGAGGAGCACCAGAAAGCTCAGAACTGA
- a CDS encoding purine-nucleoside phosphorylase: MSFAESLQTLKAKAPFIPELAIVLGSGLGALADGPEAREGVSLPFTDLPGFPAPTVVGHGGKLVFCEFEGRKVVLQAGRFHFYEGHPMPLVVTPMRLYGRLGVKAVLLTNAAGALNPDFAVGDLMALSDHINLFGTNPLIGPNVEPGPRFPDMTAIYDPAYRAHLQACAKTLGQTLREGVYLGLTGPSYETPAEIRAFRVMGADAVGMSTVPEAIVARHEGMRVAGISCLCNMAAGILPQALTHQEVLEAGAAAAGRFESLVRAFVRGLPL; the protein is encoded by the coding sequence ATGTCCTTTGCTGAGTCCCTCCAAACCCTGAAGGCCAAAGCGCCGTTCATTCCGGAACTGGCCATCGTCCTTGGCTCGGGTCTGGGCGCCCTGGCCGATGGCCCCGAGGCCAGGGAAGGTGTGAGCCTGCCCTTCACCGACCTGCCGGGGTTCCCCGCCCCCACGGTGGTTGGCCATGGCGGCAAGCTGGTCTTTTGCGAATTTGAAGGCCGGAAGGTGGTCCTCCAGGCCGGGCGCTTCCACTTCTACGAGGGCCACCCCATGCCCCTCGTGGTCACGCCCATGCGGCTCTATGGCCGCCTTGGTGTGAAGGCCGTGCTGCTCACCAATGCCGCGGGCGCCCTCAATCCCGACTTCGCCGTGGGCGACCTCATGGCCCTCAGCGACCACATCAACCTGTTCGGCACCAATCCCCTCATCGGCCCCAACGTGGAGCCTGGTCCCCGCTTCCCCGACATGACGGCCATCTACGATCCGGCCTATCGGGCCCACCTGCAGGCCTGCGCCAAGACCCTCGGCCAGACCCTACGTGAAGGCGTGTACCTGGGGCTGACCGGGCCCAGTTACGAAACGCCGGCCGAAATCCGCGCCTTCCGCGTCATGGGTGCCGATGCCGTGGGCATGAGCACCGTGCCCGAAGCCATCGTGGCCCGTCACGAGGGCATGCGCGTCGCTGGCATTTCCTGCCTCTGCAACATGGCCGCCGGCATCCTGCCCCAGGCTCTCACTCACCAGGAAGTGCTCGAAGCCGGTGCCGCCGCCGCCGGACGCTTTGAATCCCTGGTCCGCGCCTTCGTGCGGGGCCTTCCGCTTTAA
- a CDS encoding HAD family hydrolase has product MKLIAWDFDGTLVDSRPLIEAGMAHALDALGQPRSVMAEWLKYVGLPVEAGIHNTFDPLGLDMDTVLKAYRSFGHAEHEHLMQPFEGIPELLGELKARGQRMAVVTSKRRLPLLRQMAQWNWEPLFDPIITPDEVTHGKPHPESLEKVQTLTGLAPEDILMVGDTPFDLDMARAAGVPSLAVGHGFYGQEALAACGPRAYAPDTAALRDILLAYL; this is encoded by the coding sequence TTGAAACTCATCGCCTGGGACTTCGACGGCACCTTGGTGGACAGCCGTCCCCTCATAGAAGCGGGCATGGCCCACGCCCTGGATGCCCTGGGTCAACCTCGGTCTGTCATGGCGGAATGGCTCAAGTACGTAGGACTGCCTGTGGAAGCCGGCATCCACAATACTTTCGACCCCCTGGGCCTGGACATGGACACGGTGCTGAAGGCCTACCGCAGCTTCGGCCACGCCGAGCATGAACACCTGATGCAGCCGTTTGAGGGCATCCCCGAATTGCTGGGCGAACTGAAGGCCCGCGGCCAACGCATGGCTGTGGTCACCTCCAAGCGCCGACTGCCCCTGCTGCGGCAGATGGCCCAATGGAACTGGGAACCCCTCTTCGACCCCATCATCACCCCCGATGAAGTCACCCACGGGAAGCCCCATCCCGAATCCCTGGAAAAGGTGCAGACCCTCACCGGCCTCGCCCCTGAAGACATCCTCATGGTGGGTGACACCCCCTTCGACCTGGACATGGCCCGGGCTGCCGGGGTGCCCAGCTTGGCTGTGGGTCACGGTTTCTATGGCCAGGAGGCCCTGGCCGCCTGTGGCCCCCGGGCCTACGCCCCAGACACGGCAGCGCTGCGAGACATCCTCCTCGCCTACTTATGA
- a CDS encoding metallophosphoesterase, whose protein sequence is MRIALLADLHANRRALEACLDHAQRLQADRFVFLGDYVGYGPDPQEVVEHVMAAVEGGAMAVGGNHDHAVAETRESMHSDAETAMAWTRGQLDAASRDFLATLPMRFEDDTRLYVHASPQTYPEWIYVNDPPAAKRALEASRAQTVFCGHTHVAALHGITATGQLVSFQPVPGVPIPLPRHRRWLTVVGSVGQSRDSDPKAAFALLDTERCEITHYRVPYDVEATALAILQAGLPPSLAARLQKGR, encoded by the coding sequence ATGCGCATCGCCCTCCTGGCCGATCTCCACGCGAACCGCCGTGCGCTGGAAGCCTGCCTCGATCACGCTCAGCGACTGCAGGCGGATCGCTTCGTATTCCTGGGCGACTATGTGGGCTATGGCCCCGATCCCCAGGAAGTGGTCGAACACGTCATGGCGGCGGTTGAGGGCGGGGCCATGGCTGTGGGAGGCAATCACGATCACGCTGTGGCTGAAACCCGGGAATCCATGCACTCTGACGCCGAAACAGCCATGGCCTGGACCCGCGGCCAGCTCGATGCCGCTTCCCGCGACTTCCTTGCCACGCTGCCCATGCGCTTCGAGGATGACACCCGCTTGTACGTGCATGCCAGCCCCCAGACTTACCCTGAGTGGATCTACGTAAACGATCCACCGGCCGCCAAGCGCGCCCTGGAGGCCAGCCGCGCCCAGACAGTCTTTTGCGGGCATACCCATGTGGCGGCCCTGCACGGCATCACCGCCACTGGACAGTTGGTGTCCTTTCAGCCGGTGCCCGGCGTTCCTATCCCCCTCCCCCGGCACCGCCGCTGGCTCACCGTCGTCGGCTCCGTAGGCCAATCCCGGGACAGCGATCCCAAAGCTGCCTTCGCCCTTCTCGACACAGAGCGCTGCGAAATCACCCACTACCGCGTGCCCTATGACGTCGAGGCCACGGCGCTTGCCATTCTGCAGGCCGGTCTCCCGCCATCCCTGGCAGCGCGCCTCCAGAAGGGGCGCTGA
- a CDS encoding MFS transporter translates to MALATEQVAAKTPLTSEERMVIIASSVGTVFEWYDFYLYATLAPFFAALFFPKGNETAALLSAFAAYAAGFLVRPFGALVFGRVGDLIGRKYTFLVTIMVMGLSTFGVGLLPTFTAIGWWAPIIMVTLRLLQGLALGGEYGGAATYVAEHSAPTRRGYNTSWIQTTATVGFFLALAIIGGCRYGMNKDSFATWGWRIPFWVSIALLGVSVWIRLKLHESPIFQKMKSEGKGSKAPLTDSFLRYPNNKYALLSLLGATMGQGVVWYTGQFYALFFLQITLKLDFLTTYILIGASLLLGTPFFIFFGWLSDKVGRLKIILLGCLIAALTYFPMFKALTHYVNPALEAFQNSTVITVAADPKNENFVLFVLPNTKFSEVDRVNDFFAKQGLNVNKVGPEAGKPVVATITGKNVATGQVTTTRVEGWSAASEAALKKALTDLGYPKEADKSRINYPMTLLILFVFLIYVTMVYGPIAAFLVELFPTNIRYTSMSLPYHIGNGWFGGMLPLFATALVALKGNIYYGLWYPIIVALVTVVIGFLFLKETKDRDISTYEH, encoded by the coding sequence ATGGCCCTCGCAACTGAGCAGGTCGCTGCCAAGACCCCACTCACCAGTGAAGAACGGATGGTGATCATCGCCTCGTCCGTCGGCACGGTTTTCGAGTGGTACGATTTCTACCTCTACGCGACGCTCGCGCCGTTCTTTGCTGCCCTCTTCTTTCCGAAGGGGAACGAAACCGCGGCCCTGCTCTCGGCGTTCGCCGCCTACGCGGCGGGCTTTTTGGTCCGCCCCTTCGGCGCCTTGGTCTTCGGGCGAGTGGGTGACCTCATCGGCCGAAAGTACACCTTCCTGGTGACCATCATGGTCATGGGCCTGTCCACCTTCGGCGTGGGCCTCCTGCCCACCTTTACGGCCATCGGCTGGTGGGCGCCCATCATCATGGTGACCCTGCGTCTGCTTCAGGGTCTGGCCTTGGGTGGTGAGTACGGCGGCGCGGCAACCTACGTGGCGGAGCACTCCGCCCCCACGCGTCGCGGCTACAACACCAGCTGGATCCAGACCACGGCCACCGTGGGCTTCTTCCTGGCCCTGGCCATCATCGGCGGCTGCCGCTATGGCATGAACAAGGATTCCTTCGCCACGTGGGGTTGGCGCATTCCCTTCTGGGTGTCCATCGCGCTCTTGGGTGTGTCGGTGTGGATCCGTCTGAAGCTCCACGAATCGCCCATCTTCCAGAAGATGAAGTCCGAGGGCAAGGGTTCCAAGGCTCCGCTCACCGACAGCTTCCTCCGCTACCCCAACAACAAGTACGCGCTGCTGTCCCTCCTGGGCGCGACCATGGGCCAGGGCGTGGTCTGGTATACGGGCCAGTTCTACGCGCTGTTCTTCCTGCAGATCACGCTGAAGCTGGACTTCCTCACCACCTACATCCTGATTGGCGCCTCGCTGCTGCTGGGCACGCCGTTCTTCATCTTCTTCGGGTGGCTCTCGGACAAGGTGGGTCGCCTGAAGATCATCCTGCTGGGCTGCCTCATCGCCGCCCTCACCTACTTCCCCATGTTCAAGGCCCTCACCCACTATGTGAACCCGGCGCTGGAGGCCTTCCAGAACAGCACCGTGATTACCGTGGCCGCGGATCCCAAGAACGAGAATTTCGTCCTCTTCGTGCTGCCCAACACCAAGTTCAGCGAAGTGGATCGGGTGAATGACTTCTTCGCCAAGCAGGGCCTCAATGTGAATAAAGTCGGACCAGAAGCGGGCAAGCCCGTGGTGGCCACCATCACCGGGAAGAATGTTGCCACCGGCCAGGTCACCACCACCCGGGTGGAGGGCTGGAGCGCGGCCTCTGAAGCGGCCCTGAAAAAGGCCCTGACAGATCTTGGGTATCCGAAGGAAGCGGACAAGTCGAGGATCAACTACCCGATGACCCTGCTCATCCTCTTCGTCTTCCTCATCTACGTGACCATGGTCTACGGCCCCATCGCCGCCTTCCTGGTGGAGTTGTTCCCCACGAACATCCGCTACACCTCCATGTCGCTGCCCTACCACATCGGCAACGGCTGGTTCGGCGGCATGCTGCCCCTCTTCGCCACGGCCCTCGTGGCCCTCAAGGGCAACATCTACTACGGCCTCTGGTATCCCATCATCGTGGCCCTGGTCACGGTGGTCATCGGCTTCCTCTTCTTGAAGGAAACGAAGGACCGGGACATCAGCACCTACGAGCATTGA
- a CDS encoding dicarboxylate/amino acid:cation symporter — MTETRPWYRSSTTWIFLGLLMGVVLGGFLPQDQYPWAYDGFRFLSKAFISLIKGLIVPLLLSTIIVGIAQTGDIRAVGRMGAKALLYFEIVTTLALFIGLAVGNWLKPGAHLPMDLGAHTAVAAVKAKTGWEIALHMFPSNLIQHAAEGDILPVVIFAALFGIALTKVGERGKPVLAFFDGVAQTMFKYTDFVMKLTPLGVFGAMAYNVSHMAAGHTVNGALLKGWPAVFHLLKQYSLLVGSLYLALSLLFILVFVPIAWLSGIRILGFVKAIKDPALTAFSTASSEAALPKLLEEVVRFGVPRRVASFVIPTGYSFNLDGSTLYLVLASLTIAQAAGIHMSLGQQLLMVFTFMLTSKGVAGVPRATLVIIAATCGSFGLPGEAGIAMLLAVDEIMDMARTTVNVIGNGLASVVIAKWEGVFGTEAEALPDQEN, encoded by the coding sequence GTGACCGAGACGCGCCCCTGGTACCGCTCCAGCACCACCTGGATCTTCCTCGGCTTGCTCATGGGCGTCGTGCTGGGCGGCTTCCTGCCCCAGGACCAGTACCCCTGGGCCTACGACGGCTTCCGCTTCCTCTCCAAGGCCTTCATCAGCCTCATCAAGGGGCTCATCGTCCCCCTGCTGCTGTCCACCATCATCGTAGGCATCGCCCAGACCGGCGACATCCGGGCCGTGGGCCGCATGGGCGCCAAGGCCCTGCTCTACTTCGAGATCGTCACCACCCTGGCCCTCTTCATCGGGCTGGCCGTAGGCAACTGGCTGAAACCCGGTGCCCACCTGCCCATGGATCTGGGCGCCCACACGGCCGTGGCCGCGGTGAAGGCCAAGACCGGCTGGGAGATCGCCCTCCACATGTTCCCCTCGAACCTCATCCAGCACGCGGCCGAGGGCGACATCCTGCCCGTGGTGATCTTCGCCGCCCTCTTCGGCATCGCGCTCACCAAGGTGGGTGAGCGCGGCAAACCCGTGCTGGCCTTCTTCGACGGTGTGGCGCAGACCATGTTCAAGTACACGGACTTCGTCATGAAGCTCACGCCCCTGGGCGTCTTCGGAGCCATGGCCTACAACGTGAGCCACATGGCGGCCGGTCACACGGTGAACGGCGCGCTGCTCAAGGGTTGGCCCGCGGTCTTCCACTTGCTCAAGCAATACAGCCTGCTGGTCGGCAGCCTGTATCTCGCCCTCAGCCTGCTGTTCATCCTGGTCTTCGTGCCCATCGCCTGGCTGTCGGGCATCCGCATCCTGGGCTTCGTGAAGGCCATCAAGGATCCAGCGCTGACTGCCTTCAGCACCGCCAGCAGCGAGGCGGCCCTTCCCAAACTGTTGGAGGAGGTCGTGCGCTTCGGCGTGCCCCGCCGCGTGGCCAGTTTCGTCATCCCCACGGGCTATAGCTTCAACCTCGATGGCTCCACCCTGTATCTGGTGCTCGCCAGCCTCACCATCGCGCAGGCGGCGGGCATCCACATGAGCCTGGGTCAGCAGCTGCTCATGGTTTTCACCTTCATGCTCACCAGCAAGGGCGTGGCAGGTGTGCCACGGGCCACCCTGGTCATCATCGCCGCCACCTGCGGCAGCTTCGGCCTGCCGGGCGAGGCAGGCATCGCCATGCTCCTGGCGGTGGACGAGATCATGGACATGGCCCGCACCACCGTGAATGTCATCGGCAACGGCCTGGCCAGCGTGGTCATCGCGAAGTGGGAGGGGGTGTTCGGCACGGAGGCCGAGGCGCTGCCCGACCAGGAAAATTGA
- a CDS encoding bifunctional serine/threonine-protein kinase/universal stress protein has product MARLRIHTGETLDGFLIGEGIHRGGMASLWAVSHPDIPGPLMMKVPKMSEGVDPAAIVGFEMEQMILPRLSGPNVPRYIGQGDFGVQPYLVMERIPSPSLLPTLSQLPLPWPSVAALGRSIATALDDLHRQHVVHLDVKPSNLLVRPTGEMVLIDYGLSHHDELPDLMGEEFRLPYGTAPYMAPEQVLGHRRDPRSDQFALGVLMYFFLTGIRPFGDPQRLSGLKRRLWRDPIPPRRLRPECPPWLQEVILRCLEVHPAWRFPTAGHLALALQHPEQIKLTARSEKLKQDPFTTVLRRRFADHQVAVPKAKTPIRHDGDAPILAVAIDLSPEAAPIAETLRTMVARMLTTLPGARVACVNVLKQGRITLDQTLDDQGRNIHHQRLVELRGWALPLELEEGRVSYHVLESPDPASAILQYVNVNHVDHLVMGARASSLRRSLLGSVSSQVAAQAPCTVTVARSRRFRKVEFIETDDGGSWTVG; this is encoded by the coding sequence ATGGCCCGGCTGCGCATCCACACGGGCGAAACCCTGGACGGCTTCCTCATCGGAGAGGGTATCCATCGCGGCGGCATGGCATCGCTGTGGGCCGTGAGCCACCCCGACATTCCAGGCCCGCTCATGATGAAGGTGCCCAAGATGTCCGAGGGCGTGGATCCCGCGGCCATCGTCGGTTTCGAGATGGAGCAGATGATTCTGCCGCGCCTGTCGGGGCCCAATGTGCCGCGCTACATCGGTCAGGGCGACTTCGGAGTTCAGCCCTACCTGGTGATGGAGCGCATTCCCAGCCCCTCGTTGCTGCCCACGCTCAGCCAGCTGCCCCTGCCCTGGCCCTCGGTCGCCGCGTTGGGGCGCAGCATCGCCACGGCCCTGGATGACCTCCATCGCCAGCATGTGGTCCATCTGGACGTGAAACCCTCCAACCTGCTGGTGCGGCCCACCGGGGAGATGGTGCTCATCGACTACGGCCTGTCGCACCACGACGAACTGCCGGATCTCATGGGCGAGGAGTTCCGCTTGCCGTACGGGACTGCGCCCTACATGGCGCCGGAGCAGGTGCTCGGCCATCGGCGCGATCCCCGCAGCGATCAGTTCGCTTTGGGCGTGCTGATGTATTTCTTCCTCACGGGCATCCGACCCTTCGGCGATCCCCAGCGGCTCTCTGGCCTGAAACGGCGGCTCTGGCGTGATCCCATCCCGCCGCGACGCCTCCGGCCCGAGTGCCCGCCATGGCTCCAGGAAGTGATCCTGCGGTGCCTCGAAGTGCATCCTGCTTGGCGCTTCCCCACCGCGGGCCACCTGGCTCTGGCGCTGCAGCACCCGGAACAGATCAAACTCACGGCCCGGTCTGAAAAGCTAAAACAAGATCCCTTCACCACGGTGCTGCGGCGCCGTTTCGCCGACCACCAGGTGGCGGTGCCCAAGGCCAAGACGCCCATTCGGCATGATGGCGATGCGCCCATCCTGGCGGTGGCCATCGACCTTTCGCCGGAGGCCGCACCCATCGCCGAGACGCTGCGCACCATGGTGGCGCGCATGCTCACCACCCTGCCCGGGGCGCGCGTGGCTTGCGTGAACGTGCTGAAGCAGGGCCGCATCACCCTCGACCAGACCCTCGACGACCAGGGCCGGAACATCCACCACCAGCGACTCGTGGAACTGCGCGGCTGGGCGCTACCCCTGGAATTGGAGGAGGGACGCGTCTCCTACCACGTGCTGGAATCACCCGATCCAGCCTCCGCCATCCTGCAGTACGTGAACGTGAACCACGTGGATCATCTCGTCATGGGCGCCCGGGCCAGTTCCTTGCGCCGCTCCCTCTTGGGCAGCGTCTCCAGTCAGGTGGCCGCTCAGGCGCCCTGCACCGTGACCGTGGCCCGATCCCGTCGCTTCCGCAAAGTCGAGTTCATAGAGACCGACGATGGCGGTTCGTGGACCGTGGGTTGA
- a CDS encoding M23 family metallopeptidase: protein MRLAVLPLLLSSLSLGLQAAPKRSSKKPPRRPAAQTATGTVHVIRKGETAASVARANGLSLAELAALNPGKSLSKLSVGTRLTIGHSKIQAAEASHGPAEAAPAPRAALVALPGTPAVVPTPMPHLERLLPYQVRGPVTFSATFSSPNVDAHQAPGTTAQLLARMQQVMPPVTEAELNALLPTFAAADPDRLDLLWPVETRTISSAWGPRMRTKTVRVKNQRKKRVRYKGRHKGVDLNAPMGTAVFAALDGQVIVAGKHKAYGNYVVVDHGNGVATLYGHHKLNLVHEGDIVRRGQKIAEVGRTGNATGPHLHFELRVDGVQRNPLPVLNDEEEINADVAAQNALLGTGPIR, encoded by the coding sequence ATGCGTCTTGCCGTTCTGCCCCTTCTCCTATCGTCCCTCAGCCTTGGCCTCCAAGCCGCGCCGAAGCGATCCTCCAAGAAGCCCCCCCGTCGGCCCGCCGCGCAAACGGCCACTGGAACGGTGCACGTGATCCGCAAGGGCGAGACCGCTGCCTCGGTGGCCCGAGCCAATGGATTGAGCCTGGCCGAGTTGGCCGCCCTGAACCCCGGCAAGAGCCTGTCCAAGCTGTCCGTGGGCACTCGCTTGACCATTGGTCACTCCAAAATCCAAGCGGCAGAAGCCAGCCATGGCCCCGCTGAGGCTGCCCCAGCCCCGAGGGCCGCTCTGGTGGCCCTGCCCGGCACCCCTGCAGTGGTGCCCACTCCCATGCCCCACCTGGAGCGACTCCTCCCTTACCAGGTGCGCGGGCCGGTGACGTTCAGCGCCACCTTCAGCTCCCCCAATGTGGATGCCCACCAGGCACCCGGCACCACAGCCCAGCTTCTGGCCCGCATGCAGCAGGTGATGCCCCCTGTCACCGAGGCCGAACTCAACGCCCTGTTGCCCACCTTCGCTGCGGCGGATCCTGATCGACTCGACCTCCTCTGGCCTGTGGAAACCCGGACCATCAGCTCGGCCTGGGGCCCCCGCATGCGTACGAAAACCGTCCGTGTGAAGAACCAGCGGAAGAAGCGGGTGCGCTACAAGGGCCGCCACAAAGGCGTGGATCTCAACGCGCCCATGGGTACCGCCGTGTTCGCAGCCCTGGATGGGCAGGTGATCGTCGCAGGGAAGCACAAAGCCTATGGCAACTACGTGGTGGTGGACCACGGGAACGGTGTGGCCACGCTGTATGGCCACCACAAGCTGAACCTGGTCCATGAAGGCGACATCGTGCGCCGCGGCCAGAAGATCGCCGAAGTGGGCCGCACGGGCAACGCCACCGGCCCCCACCTCCACTTTGAACTCCGGGTGGACGGCGTGCAGCGCAACCCCCTGCCGGTCCTCAACGACGAGGAAGAGATCAACGCCGATGTGGCAGCCCAGAACGCGTTGCTGGGAACTGGCCCGATCCGCTGA